In Bombus huntii isolate Logan2020A chromosome 3, iyBomHunt1.1, whole genome shotgun sequence, a single genomic region encodes these proteins:
- the LOC126864039 gene encoding ubiquitin-associated domain-containing protein 1 isoform X1 yields the protein MSNSKLVLNIISLEGMIMRFNVTSDMTINNIKNIAIKHFYGDDKSRSPTNFRLVHTSEFKWLIDDHSVINEKVNENDELMLIKIRPIPINENLSAEILKGPDEEVVLQITKDLPIRNPPKPIPFLPCPADFQNEIRKIFITLVKASARIISYSPEAQTFYDILKEKLEARCKPNINTNAAKTLTEMGFSEKKVLKALHLRKSNIVEALEWLAEHQNDPEDDDDDYLDLISIEKGCENLKKEENVLSIVDHLLKSYRYYRKMDFKPSSRAVQSLSEMGFEEKNIIEALKITGNNQINACEWLLGERRHSLQNLDKELDPGSQIYKVIMNDPRIQLSLTNPNMLLVYLSLLESPVTISERIRDPEVGPVLDHIISIYHAEKHTIHINQYAIDF from the exons ATGTCTAACTCAAAACTtgttttgaatattataag TCTTGAAGGAATGATCATGAGGTTTAATGTGACATCAGATATGACTATcaataacataaaaaatattgcaataaaACATTTCTATGGTGATGATAAATCAAGAAGTCCAACTAACTTTCGTTTAGTTCATACATCTGAATTCAAATGGCTTATAGATGATCATAGTGtaattaatgaaaaagttaatgaaaatG ATGAATTAATGTTAATAAAGATACGTCCAATACccataaatgaaaatttatctgCAGAAATTTTGAAAGGTCCAGATGAAGAAGTAGTATTACAAATAACAAAAGATTTACCTATACGTAATCCACCTAAACCTATTCCATTTCTTCCTTGTCCTGCAGAT tttcagaatgaaatacgaaaaatttttattacacttGTAAAAGCATCAGCAAGGATTATATCGTATAGCCCAGAAGCACAAACGTTTTATGAtatcttaaaagaaaaattagagGCAAGATGTAAACcaaatattaatacaaatgCTGCAAAAACTCTCACAGAAATGGGTTTTTCTGAAAAAAAGGTTCTGAAAGCTCTTCACTTACGAAA ATCAAATATAGTAGAAGCATTAGAATGGTTAGCAGAACATCAGAATGATCCAGaagatgatgatgatgattaCTTAGATTTGATATCTATTGAAAAAG GATGTGAAAATttgaagaaggaagaaaatgtacTCAGCATAGTAGATCATTTACTAAAAAGTTACCGTTACTATAGGAAGATGGATTTCAAACCTAGTTCTAGAGCAGTACAATCACTATCAGAGATGGGATttgaagaaaagaatattattgaGGCACTAAAAATTACTGGAAACAATCAAATTAATGCT TGTGAATGGTTACTTGGAGAAAGGAGGCatagtttacaaaatttagatAAAGAACTTGATCCAGGTAGTCAAATTTATAAAGTAATCATGAATGATCCACGTATTCAACTTAGTCTTACAAATCCTAATATGTTACTTG tGTATTTATCGCTGTTAGAATCACCAGTAACTATAAGTGAACGAATAAGAGATCCTGAAGTAGGACCAGTATTGGATCACATTATATCAATATATCATGCCGAAAAACATACGATTCATATCAATCAATATGCAATTGATTTctga
- the LOC126864039 gene encoding ubiquitin-associated domain-containing protein 1 isoform X2, with translation MSNSKLVLNIISLEGMIMRFNVTSDMTINNIKNIAIKHFYGDDKSRSPTNFRLVHTSEFKWLIDDHSVINEKVNENDELMLIKIRPIPINENLSAEILKGPDEEVVLQITKDLPIRNPPKPIPFLPCPADFQNEIRKIFITLVKASARIISYSPEAQTFYDILKEKLEARCKPNINTNAAKTLTEMGFSEKKVLKALHLRKSNIVEALEWLAEHQNDPEDDDDDYLDLISIEKGCENLKKEENVLSIVDHLLKSYRYYRKMDFKPSSRAVQSLSEMGFEEKNIIEALKITGNNQINACEWLLGERRHSLQNLDKELDPGSQIYKVIMNDPRIQLSLTNPNMLLEKYT, from the exons ATGTCTAACTCAAAACTtgttttgaatattataag TCTTGAAGGAATGATCATGAGGTTTAATGTGACATCAGATATGACTATcaataacataaaaaatattgcaataaaACATTTCTATGGTGATGATAAATCAAGAAGTCCAACTAACTTTCGTTTAGTTCATACATCTGAATTCAAATGGCTTATAGATGATCATAGTGtaattaatgaaaaagttaatgaaaatG ATGAATTAATGTTAATAAAGATACGTCCAATACccataaatgaaaatttatctgCAGAAATTTTGAAAGGTCCAGATGAAGAAGTAGTATTACAAATAACAAAAGATTTACCTATACGTAATCCACCTAAACCTATTCCATTTCTTCCTTGTCCTGCAGAT tttcagaatgaaatacgaaaaatttttattacacttGTAAAAGCATCAGCAAGGATTATATCGTATAGCCCAGAAGCACAAACGTTTTATGAtatcttaaaagaaaaattagagGCAAGATGTAAACcaaatattaatacaaatgCTGCAAAAACTCTCACAGAAATGGGTTTTTCTGAAAAAAAGGTTCTGAAAGCTCTTCACTTACGAAA ATCAAATATAGTAGAAGCATTAGAATGGTTAGCAGAACATCAGAATGATCCAGaagatgatgatgatgattaCTTAGATTTGATATCTATTGAAAAAG GATGTGAAAATttgaagaaggaagaaaatgtacTCAGCATAGTAGATCATTTACTAAAAAGTTACCGTTACTATAGGAAGATGGATTTCAAACCTAGTTCTAGAGCAGTACAATCACTATCAGAGATGGGATttgaagaaaagaatattattgaGGCACTAAAAATTACTGGAAACAATCAAATTAATGCT TGTGAATGGTTACTTGGAGAAAGGAGGCatagtttacaaaatttagatAAAGAACTTGATCCAGGTAGTCAAATTTATAAAGTAATCATGAATGATCCACGTATTCAACTTAGTCTTACAAATCCTAATATGTTACTTG aaaaatatacatgA
- the LOC126864058 gene encoding coiled-coil domain-containing protein 25 isoform X1 — translation MVYYFTSEVVQPSVTLFMGVDQYENDDLIKWGWPEDVWFHVDKYSSAHVYLRLRLGQTIDDIPSVVLEDAAQLVKANSIEGNKMNDIDVVYTMWSNLKKTPGMEIGQVGFHKDKDVRKIHVAKRINTVVNRLNKTKRSEQVNLRSEREQRDRNEREDKKRLLREQKEREKAEEKRRKEEAEMRSYNSLFNTSNMTSNVENSGYDSDDFM, via the exons atggtttattattttacaagtgaag ttGTACAACCATCGGTGACATTATTTATGGGAGTCGACCAATATGaaa atGATGACCTCATAAAGTGGGGTTGGCCAGAAGATGTTTGGTTTCATGTTGACAAATATTCTTCAGCGCATGTATACCTTCGACTTCGCctt GGTCAAACAATAGATGACATACCTAGTGTAGTTTTAGAAGATGCAGCACAATTAGTGAAAGCAAATAGTattgaaggaaataaaatgaatgatATCGATGTAGTATACACAATGTGGTCTAATCTGAAAAAAACACCAGGTATGGAAATAGGACAAGTTGGTTTTCATAAAGATAAGGATGTTCGTAAAATTCATGTTGCAAAACGAATAAATACTGTTGTTAATCGATTGAATAAAACTAAACGTTCAGAACAAGTAAATTTAAGATCAGAAAGAGAACAACGGGACAGAAATGAACGGGAAGATAAAAAGAGACTTTTGAGAGAgcaaaaggaaagagaaaaggcagaagaaaaacgaagaaaggaagaagcagAAATGAG AAGttataattctttatttaatacaTCTAATATGACATCAAATGTAGAAAATAGTGGATATGATTCAGATGATTTTATGtga
- the LOC126864058 gene encoding coiled-coil domain-containing protein 25 isoform X3: MVYYFTSEVVQPSVTLFMGVDQYENDDLIKWGWPEDVWFHVDKYSSAHVYLRLRLGQTIDDIPSVVLEDAAQLVKANSIEGNKMNDIDVVYTMWSNLKKTPEQVNLRSEREQRDRNEREDKKRLLREQKEREKAEEKRRKEEAEMRSYNSLFNTSNMTSNVENSGYDSDDFM; the protein is encoded by the exons atggtttattattttacaagtgaag ttGTACAACCATCGGTGACATTATTTATGGGAGTCGACCAATATGaaa atGATGACCTCATAAAGTGGGGTTGGCCAGAAGATGTTTGGTTTCATGTTGACAAATATTCTTCAGCGCATGTATACCTTCGACTTCGCctt GGTCAAACAATAGATGACATACCTAGTGTAGTTTTAGAAGATGCAGCACAATTAGTGAAAGCAAATAGTattgaaggaaataaaatgaatgatATCGATGTAGTATACACAATGTGGTCTAATCTGAAAAAAACACCAG AACAAGTAAATTTAAGATCAGAAAGAGAACAACGGGACAGAAATGAACGGGAAGATAAAAAGAGACTTTTGAGAGAgcaaaaggaaagagaaaaggcagaagaaaaacgaagaaaggaagaagcagAAATGAG AAGttataattctttatttaatacaTCTAATATGACATCAAATGTAGAAAATAGTGGATATGATTCAGATGATTTTATGtga
- the LOC126864058 gene encoding coiled-coil domain-containing protein 25 isoform X2, with protein sequence MGVDQYENDDLIKWGWPEDVWFHVDKYSSAHVYLRLRLGQTIDDIPSVVLEDAAQLVKANSIEGNKMNDIDVVYTMWSNLKKTPGMEIGQVGFHKDKDVRKIHVAKRINTVVNRLNKTKRSEQVNLRSEREQRDRNEREDKKRLLREQKEREKAEEKRRKEEAEMRSYNSLFNTSNMTSNVENSGYDSDDFM encoded by the exons ATGGGAGTCGACCAATATGaaa atGATGACCTCATAAAGTGGGGTTGGCCAGAAGATGTTTGGTTTCATGTTGACAAATATTCTTCAGCGCATGTATACCTTCGACTTCGCctt GGTCAAACAATAGATGACATACCTAGTGTAGTTTTAGAAGATGCAGCACAATTAGTGAAAGCAAATAGTattgaaggaaataaaatgaatgatATCGATGTAGTATACACAATGTGGTCTAATCTGAAAAAAACACCAGGTATGGAAATAGGACAAGTTGGTTTTCATAAAGATAAGGATGTTCGTAAAATTCATGTTGCAAAACGAATAAATACTGTTGTTAATCGATTGAATAAAACTAAACGTTCAGAACAAGTAAATTTAAGATCAGAAAGAGAACAACGGGACAGAAATGAACGGGAAGATAAAAAGAGACTTTTGAGAGAgcaaaaggaaagagaaaaggcagaagaaaaacgaagaaaggaagaagcagAAATGAG AAGttataattctttatttaatacaTCTAATATGACATCAAATGTAGAAAATAGTGGATATGATTCAGATGATTTTATGtga